The DNA sequence TACTCACAATCTCTCCAACGCCTGTCAAATAGATGCCATCCTCTCCCCAGATCTTGCTATCGTCATTTCCCTTGGCGCCAGCCTCAGCCAAAACGGTAAACAGTCTCGCAATGTCGGCGACATGCACGTTTCCCCATCGGCTCAGACCCCGCCCGACTCTCACTGCACGGCCTCTCTCCAGGGCGACCTTGGCCAGCGCGGGGATCTGGTAGCTGCGCTGCTTGATGGGGCCTTGACCCTTTCCGTAGATGATGGGAGGCAGAACGAGAGCTGTCTTGACGGAAGGTGTTTGCTTGGCGACATCCAGGATGTAGTTGTCGACTGCCCGCGACTTGTGGGCTTTGAGAAGGTCTCGGATGGATGCGACGCCAGCGAGGTCATCCCAGACGTCATCTGAAGGTTCTCCAGGCTTGAAGGATGGAGACGCCAATTCCTCTACAGCAAGGCCGCTGGCGCCAGAAATTTGAACCCAGTAACTGGGAGTCTGTCGCTTTTGCAAGCCGCGGTGGATGGCCTGCACGCTGCCAATGTGGCTGTTTGACGCGACATCTACACGCTCTATTAGAGTCATCACTAGCAATTGGAGTCGTAATACGCACGCACGACAACAGAGGCCTCAGATGCCTCTTTCTCCACCAAGTCACCATCGTTAAGATCGCCAATCACGGTGCGAATCTTGGGATAGTCTTGCGAAATGGTCGCTGCAGACTTGGCATCGCGAACGAGAGCCGTGATGGCGTACTCTGGGTGACCGCGAACCAGCTCGCGCAGGACCTGACCACCGACATAGCCAGACGCGCCAGTGCTGAGTACAGTGTCAGTAATTAGTATACACAAAGAAAATCATGATAGAAGCCTCACAGGAAGATTGAAGACATTTTGACAGTTGTGATGGGCGGGATGAGATGGGTGATGGATTGCTACACTGAGGCTAGGTACTACGGCTTAAGATGGGCTATTTATGCCCCCATGCACGCAAATTATTAAGCTGCACATGAGAATTACGACACTGTGGGGAGAATGGCGCTACTTATGCTCCGACTTTGCTTGGAAATACAGTGCTCGAGACGAAAGAGCAATTGTCCCGCCACTTGCATCGAGAGCCGAGTCTGTTTAAGCGGCTGGGCTCCGTGGTTGTCGCGGAGACCTGCCATTTTAGTGTCGATGAGACGATCCCATCGTCAACTGACTCAGCAACCACCGAGTTAGGTGTCGCTAGGATCGCGAAAATGGATACGGTAGCCGACACTTGCCGTGGTCAGGATATCGGGCTGTATTCTTAATGCCATATTGAGCCATCTCTATGACTCCCAGAAAGAGTTCAAGGCCGGGGCAGCCGTCTTGCCGTCTTCTCGCTCATAGGCCAAAGTTACGTTGAGGGGCCGTGTGCGAGAACAAGAACAATACTAGCGTTTAAACTTGGCGACTGCGGCCCCAGGGAACAGCAAACAAGTGGACCAAGGTATATTCACAGTATAAAAAGACACTGGGATCGTAAACCTCCAGCCATAACCTGACCAGTCGCGGCCGGTTTGCCCTGCACAATCTTATTCCCATCACTCAGGTTTCGTAGCGTATACTGACCAACTGGGAGATGATTAGCTCGCTCCTAGATTCCGTGGCCATTCAAATCTGCAGACTCACATGGGCCAGTATGAGTGGATAGTGTGATCTTTGATATCCTTCCGGACCTCCATGAGAAAAACCTCCAGTTCTTCACTCGTCCACCCGAGGCCCCCTTGCCCCTCGGGACGTGTAAATACAGCCAAGCTTATCGCCGCCAAGGCATCCATGGTGTTCTGATTAGCCCATGTTCCTAATAGCCAATAGTGAGTGACCGCTGGAATATCTAGACTTTATTCTCCGAGTCTTACCGATTTGCTTGTATATCTGGGCCTTGGGCCAACGATTCATCGGCCACTTGCGCTGCACTACGTGAACATCGACAAAGCCAGCCGCTTCAAGCTGCTCCTTATACTTCAACGCGCTATCAAGCGGAGAGCCCATGGTGGAAAAGGTGCGTAGAAGCAACGTCGCCCACTTGTAGAGTGGTGAGTCCTCAGAGAGTGTACCGTCATCAGATCGAGGGGGGTAGATGATATCCATGATTTCGATCTTGCCGCCTGGGTTGAGGAATCTGGGAACAATAATTAGTTAAACAAGGGTAGGGAATGAGAGGACAATCATTTTTACTCAAAGCTCTGGTTGAAGAACTTGGGCCAGTCTCGGATGGACCCCGTGAGGAAGCGCGAAAAGATAAAGTCAAACTTGGTCGAGTAATCCCAGACGTCTTCAAGATCGTCAACAAAAAAGGAGACATTGGGTGGGACGCTGGAATACATGTCAGTATAGTGTTGAGCATGTCGTGGCTGTTTGGTACCTACGCCGATGGCTGGATGGGACTTAGATCGACGCCAGTAACCTGAGGCATGATCAGTTGTGGGCTCAATCCTGGCCACTGGACCGTTTTTCACTTCACACTCGGGATGCTCGTCAGCTAAACGCTTGTTAGAACATTCGCATTCGTTCTCATCAATCATAATGGGACTGTACCAAAGTCAATAGCCCAGATCCCTGTGCCACAACCGGCATCCAACGCCCGACGGAGCGGCTGAGTCAAGGGAGCAGCATGTAGCCTCCCTTCAAATGTGAGGGCAAACAAGTGATGTTGAATATCTGCGTCGGATAAGCTCGTTACAGGTTTTGGTTGGGGCTCAAGCTATGTACCTAGTCGCTCGTTCTCTGTCTGCATCCTGTCAAGTCAGTCACGAAGCTACTGGTGGTCTAGCTGTGTGGGGTAACAAGACCTCGTCGTTTGGGAAGACATAAACTGCACCGGTTCAGTCAGTGAACATGGCGTCACTTGGGATCTATAAGCGTAAGACTGGGCATCTTCACCACCGTCCTTGTATGCATGATATGTCCGGCCATTCTCCTCGCGATACCTCAAAATGCTAGATCGCAGAGAAGTGGTGTCACTCGCGCCATCCACGCCGAGGGCTgagtcgccatcatcaaccgtCACGTTATCGGGCTGCGAGATAGTTCAAGGCGGTCAGAAGGTTTGAAAGGCATTCAATCTGTGGTGTATTCCTACATTGTCATCGGCCTCGAGTGGAAGTGTCTCAGGATTCTGCTCTTCGGCCATGGTCAGGAATCGGGATCGTTCGATGGAACTGTGCCAGCTGTCAAAGCGGGGGAATCCTCGTTTAAGTTTGAGCGAAGCCCGCCGTGGATTAAATAACTCGGCGCTAATACCATGAACAGGGGTCTCGGGGTTAGCGTGACTGCCTAGACTAGACTGGGTAATACTAAAAGAGGGCCTTAACTGTTCTATGCttatcaaggagaagaggttGACATGAATGAATGCCTTTCAGTTCAAGGCTTTTGATGATATCTTGATAATAAGAAATACATCTTGATGGCAATAACCTATGTATCTCCCTCGTGAAGATGGTTGGTTTCATAGTGCTAGTATCACTAACACTGGAGTTGGTCTCAAGTTGCTGGGGATTCATGACCGACGTGGATCTTAAACTACCTACTATACATGGAATTCCGTATAAGGATTTTCCTCCTACCCTTAAACGACATAGGCCCCGAAAGTTGTCACGGCCGATTCGAAGTTAGGCATGGCTAGTTACAGGCCGCATCTTTAGATGAATCTCAAGCACTCTCGGGATTTAAAACCCTGttcccatcatcatggctttTGGTGTGGAACAATAGAGAAAATGAAATGATCTACTGGCCATATTATGTGCTAATATTCACTCATGCGCATAGGTCAAGGTCAGTTATTACCATGGAGATCTTAAAGACATCAAGAGCTGAATAAAGCCTTTCAATGCTGGTGACTGAAACTGGCAACAAGAAGTGCTCTAACAGAATTAAACGCAATTACCTAGTAATCACTGCACGCAAAAGGGGCATTTGTCTAAACTAAGATACATTCTCCCCAGTGTTTTCCTTCAGCTCCTGGAACTGAAGCTTGCTGCCCCCCTCGACGAATGTCACCGCAGACGGGCGAGTTCGATTGACCCTCAAGTCAAAGACATCTAGACGTTGATATCCACCGACAACATCGTGATACTGCTTCCCCTCTATGCAATCCTCGACGCCTATATCCGCGTAGAGAATTCCTTCGTGCTTTTGAAGGTATTCAGTAGGAACATGCTCCTGCGTCTCGGGGTCCACGGTGAACCCAGGCAGAAGCGCTCCAGTTGGGTCCAGAAACTGAGTTGCACCACGTTGAGATTGTTCCAGCACCTGAGTGAGGTACGGGGAGCCGCCCGAAATAGTCTTTATGGCGTCGTCTCCGAGAACGGCTGAACAGAGAACTCCAAAGCACTTGGCCTCGAAGCAATGAGCGGCAGCACGAGTCCTGTTGGCAGTGACGTTGTCATAGTTAGGCTTCTCTGGTACACTGTTGGTCGGTTCGTcttgggagggaggaggcggaACGCGGGTGGGCCAGATAGGTGGCCAGGTAGAGATGTGAATCTGTTCGCCTTGGGCCATCAGAGTATACCGGGCCAGAGGGTTGGTGTTTTCTCCACAAATCAGATTCCCGATTTTTCCGTAGGGGGTTTCGGCAACTTGTAATCCGTGGCCGTCTCCGGGTGCCCAGGTTAGCTTCTCGAAGAATGTCGGTACAAGCTTCCTATGGTGGACCAAGACCTCCCCTTCGGTTCCAATAAGGATATTCGAGTTATAAAGAGTTGCGCTGCTCGAGCGGACCTTTTCTGATAGACCGATGCTGACCATGATGCCCAGCTGTTTTGCCGTGGCGCGGATAGCCTGAACTTCGTCACCGTCGGCGTAGACGGATTCGAGGGCCATGCGCTTAAAGAGGTCATGATTCTCGGTTGGAGGGCGTAACGAGCTCCAGACGGGAAAGGCAGGAATGTACGTCTCGGGAAAGACAACCAAAttggccttgttctttgCAGCTTGCTTGATTAACTTGATGGCTTTTGCCGTTGTCTGTCGTGCCGACAGAAACACCGGAGCGGTGTGACAGGCGGCGATTCGGATAGAAGGGGACATGGTTATTGTTGTGAATGAGTGCTGGACATGTATGGGTTGTCCCGGGAAGGCATTCACTATTACAATGGCCATTTATCTTTTGACCAGAGACTGTCCGGCAAAAGCGGAAATAACGGGAGGAACGGGAAAAAGCGATGCCGCTGGTCGTCTGCAGCCAGACTGGTCAGCCCATGGCAACAGGTTTCTTAATCTCGGCCATTTTTCTGCCTTCCGAAGGTCCAAGACGTGGCTTCAGCTGATCCCAGTCCATGGATGCTCCCCGAGAACTCGACGGCTGTTGATTTCAACTCCGCCAAGGAGGTCCATCAGCCCCCTGACTAGTGATGTATGGGACACGCGAGCCGAAGAAGGACGCGAcgagggaaaaaagaaaaaagaaatatgCAAGGCAAAATTACTTGACGTGACAAACAACTCTAGATTTGCTTTGAACCAACACGTTTGACTTCGTGCCCTACTACGGTCAGCAGCGGCATGCTTTGCCGCTTACCGCAAGTGACCCATAGATTCAGAGAGACCAAGCGGGACTCTTGCCGCGAATCCGCAAAGCCCGCCAGTCATCGCTCGGAACAGCGGAGGCTATAAGTACCTTGAGCCGCATACAGTTCCTTCTCTACCAAATTCCAGCTCTTGGAATCCGACTTCACTATTCTTCACCCCTCCTTGAACTCATTCCCTCAATTGTTTTTGTTTGCCCTGGCTCAGTCATTatccatcaacatccatctgGACTAGGTGCATGATGGCCCCTCAATCGTCCGCTGTCGAGCAGTCAGCGCCACTGGTTGCGCTCGTCAGCTTTGCCAATATGTTTAGCGTGGGGACTGTGTACGCCCTGAGCGTTCTTCAAGCTGAACTGCCCCGACTACTTCGCACCAGTCACGCTTGGTCCTCAGTCCCTTTCGCATCTGCATGTCTTGGGCTGTCTGTCGGGGTGGCTTCATGCGCCGCCGTCATGACCAGAGTCGGAGCCCGCACCACAGCCGCCGCAGGTACGGGTCTCTGGGGCCTAGCGGTGGTTGGCACGGGCATATCCCTAGCTCGTACAGACCTTATGAGTCTGCTCGCTTGCCTGGCAGTTGGAGGCATTGGTGTTGGGTGGACTTATCTCGTTGTTGTCGTCTTGGTCGGGCAAGCTTTCCCTCCGCACTCCCGGCTTAGAAGTGCTATAGGCCCTCTGGGTTTCTCATCAGGGTCAGCAGCATGCTTCGCATCGGCACTGATCCTAGACGCTGAGTCATTGGACGCAGAGAGCCTGGGACGTCTTCTACAACTGGTCGGCGTTGCGTTCTGTGTCGTTGGTGCGACCACACTAGCTGTGCTCCCAAATGACAAGGAAAGGTACAAACCAGGCAATGCAGAGAGGTgccagccaaagccaagtGCGGTAGCTTTTGAAGACTTGCTATTGTTCTTCAATGCTCTTCCTGGGATGGTGGTCTTTTCAACACTATGGCGCGCAGCATCCTACCACGGACAAGAGTTTGCTGGGGATGCCCTTCGAGTGCTGCCGTGCTTCATGGTTGCTCTGGCCCTGGGAGGGTTCATGGCTCCAGTCCTTGCCGCACGACCAGGCCCAAGGCTTACCTTCTTGGCCCTCTTTTACATACGAGGCGCCTCTCTCCTTGCCTTCTCAAAGTGGCCGGGGCTTCTGACAGCTGCGGCTGCCTTATCAGTGGTGCTTTTTGGTCATGGCGCAGGTTTTGGCATTCTTCCTGGTCTGGTCAAGGCAAaagaaccagaaccagcgAGGTTCAGGGCTAGATATGGCCGAACGCTTGTGGCATGGGGAGCAGGCGGGATTGTAAGCGTCATGATCACCAGGCTGTTAGTATCTTCATCTGGCGATGCTAGCTCGGCCAGTTTCGTCATTGGCCTGCTGGTATTGTCATCTGCAGTATATCTGCAGTTAGCGAATGTTCTCCAATAGTGCTAGTGACTGGTTATGTCGAAACATTCTTATCAATGCCATCTGGCAAACTTGGCTACTCAGGGTGTCATATTTCTTGATAGACGCATAATACGAGTAATGCTTATTGTTGAAAAGAAGTGTTGTGAGGTAGACTCCATGAATCACGCAAGGGAATGGAGTCCTCAATGGCCTAATAGTGGTTTCTCTGGCTCACGGTCGAGGCTGTGATCCAGCCGTGATCCTTTTGCCTAGACCAGCTTTCCATGTCGCTTCTGAAACGGTCGAGAACAGCTCGGCCGTAGACCAAAGCCAGACAAGAACTGGAAGCGACTCAAGCCAATAGCTAGCGGCCGCCTTCGTGTATCAAAACGAATTGAACAAATCTAACTGTATGATCCACCCACCCTTGGCTTCGGTTCTGCGGAGAGGTTCCGCTGAAGGAGTCATGTCCAGAGAGCGGGGACTATCCCGCCGCTCCGCCTGGCAGCCAACTTACTCCCCTACTCTACTGTGCTTTGCCGTGATCGGCAACACGGGCTTAGTACATACGAAGAAGCAGTCTATCTATTTAATCGAGAGACGATGAACtggcatctccaacctccaTATGCCAATTCTACACCCAACTTCTCTACCTCAGACTCATCTAGACACACTTGAACCACCCCTTCCTTCCCTACTATCCCGAACATGGCAATTTCCGAACATACCCGGGCTGATGCAGCCAGGATCAGGAAATTGCTCGAGTCTCTGACGCTGGAGGAAAAATGTACTCTGTTATCTGGAAAGAACATGTGGGAAACGGCAGCGATTGAACGACTCGGCATCAAAAGCCTCAAGACAAGTGACGGTCCAGCCGGCGTGCGCGGTTCCCGATGGACAGACGGAACACACACAACTCATATTCCGTGCGGAATCTCGCTCGCAGCCACCTTTGACCCGGACCTGGTTGAAAAGGTCGGCACCATCCTGGGATCAgaagccaagagcaagggCGCCCATGTCCTTCTCGCGCCGACCATGAACATCAGCCGCTCTCCATTCGGCGGTCGTAACTTTGAGAACTTTGGCGAGGATCCGTTCCTGACGGGCAACATGGCAACCGCGTATATCCGCGGCGTTCAGAGCATGGGCACTGGGGCTTGCATGAAACACTACGTCGCCAACGATATGGAGACGCGTCGGTTCAACATGGACGAGAAGATTGATGAGAGGACACTGCGAGAAATCTACCTCAGGCCCTTTCACATGGCGCTCGAGGCTCAACCTCTGACTGCGATGACGGCTTACCCCAAGGTGAACGGCCACCATGTGGACACAAGCCGATATCTTGTCCACGACATTCTTCGCCAGGAGTGGGGATACAAGGGCCTGGTCATGAGTGACTGGGGTGGCCTCAACTCGACGGTCGACAGCATCTGCGCAACAACAGATCTTGAGATGCCGGGCCCTCCGCTTCGATATGGCAAGGCATTGATGGAGGCGGTGCAAATGGGCCAGGTGTCGGAGACCGAGCATGTCGACCCTTCTGTCCAGCGGCTGTTACAGCTGCTCCAGAAGTTCAAGCTTCTGGGCCGAGAAGAACAGctctccatcaccagcgATGCTGAGGCCGAAATCACAGCCAACGAGGTTGAGACAGACACGCCTGAGTTCCGCAGAATCACAAGAGAAGCTGCATCCCAGGGCATTGTTCTCCTCAAGAACGACAATCTGCTTCCTCTAGATCCGCGAGCCATTCGAAAGTTGGCAATCATCGGACCTAACGCAAGGAATCCCACCATCGGCGGAACCGGCAGTGCAATCGTCAACCCGTACTACATCACCACCCCATACGAGTCGATCACGTCTCTCTCCAAAGAGAGAAACCCGGATATGGAGATAGTACACGAGCAGGGCATCTTTACGCATTTGCAACCACCTTTGATCGGCCACTGCCTCACGAGGCCGGGTAGTGGCACTCCGGGTCTCCAAGTCGACTTCTTCGCAGGACAGAGGTTCGAGGGCGACATCGTGGCAACCACTTTCTGGCAGGATTCTCTCGTCTATTTCATGAGCGACGGAGATGTTCCTGCTCCTCTGCGCGGTACCATTTTCAGCTATAGGGCCACCGGACTCCTCCGTCCCAGCGTCACGGGAGTCTATGATTTTAGCTTGTCCAACACGGGCAAGGCGAAGCTCTTCATAGACGGGGAGCTCCTGATCGACAATACGGAGTGGACCAAGATCAGTGGGAACTTTATGAATTGCGGAAGCGTAGAGTGCTTCTCCAGCAAGTTCTTGGAGGCTGGTAAGACTTACGAGCTGAGGGTTGACAATGTCGTCGTTCCTCCTCCCACTAAGCCACACGACAACACACTCTTCCATAAGATCTCGGGGGTGCGGGTTGGCTTGCTGTTTAGGCacgacgaggaagccatGTTCCGCAACGCCGTAGGCGCAGCACAGGATGCAgacgccgtcatctttgTAGTTGGTCATAACAACGATACCGAGAGGGAAGGGTCTGATCGGACATCGCTGTCTCTTCCACGCCGCACAGATGAACTTGTCTCAGCTGTTTGCGCCGCCAACAAGAACGTGGTCGTGGTGGCACAGTCCGCCTGCGCCATAAGCATGCCTTGGGCTGGTGCAGCCAGTGCCATTGTGCATGCGTGGTACCAGGGGCAAGAGTGTGGAAACGCCATAGCTGATGTCCTTTTCGGGCTCGTCAACCCGTCAGGCAAACTCCCCCTGACTTTCCCCCGCAGGATTGAGGACCACGGCTCCAACAAGTGGTTCCCTGGCGACGCAATCGCAGATAAGGCCGAGTATGGGGAGGGCATCCTGGTGGGATATCGCTGGTTTGATCAGCAAGACATTCAGCCGCTGTGGCCTTTTGGCTATGGCCTGTCTTACACCACGTTTTCCATCACTGACGCAATCATCAAGGGCAAAGTGAGGCGAGATGGTTCCTCCAGTGCTGTCGTGCAAGTTGCCATCACAAACACGGGAAGCCTACTTGGAAGCGAGGTGGTTCAGCTTTATGTGTCTTCTTCCACACGTATCAGCAGCTCTGGTCTCTCTTCCGCCCCTAGAGCCCTCGCCGGGTTTAGAAAAGTCACTGTAGACCCGGGAGAGAGCAAGATGGTCAGCATCGAGTTGGCAGCCACAGCCTTTTGGTGGTTCGATCCCAATGCGCAGGGTACAGCCCGCGGTGCGTGGAGGCTCGATGAGGGCACGTACAAGTGTTACGTTGGTGCCAGCTCACGCGACTTCGCCAAGGAGTTGGATGTGATTGTGGGATAAGATTGGCAGGCTCAGCGGCCGAGACATTTAACTCGTACTGTCCGTACGATAGAGAGCATAGTCTCTATGCTAGACTCGGGGAAGGACCATTTTTGAAGAATAGATGCCCCTTGTGCCTGCACCTCCTTGATATCCTGCAGGTCAGCAGCAAGAGTGGGAGAAAAAGAGGCAAATGTGAGAAGCAGGATAACCGCCATGGTACTGGAGAGAAACAGGTTAGCGAGGATAGAAACGAACAACCGGATATGTACTTACGAGTGCGTAAATATCTCAAGTGATGCAGATGGTTTTCTCAGGACACCCTGTACGGCTCCTAGATAGCCACGGCAGTGATATAAGCACGTCTTGGCGTTTTCCACCATCCTGGCATCCGGCGGCGTCTCCCCGGAAGGCAAAGCACAGATTTGTAGCAGGAAAGGTCTATGAATAATATCCCCAGCGGCATGAAAACGCATGAGCAGAATGGAGTCGTCAAGACCATGCTCATCGTGGTCCAGATCTGGTTTGATGGCAGGAGGAAGCAAATCATACCAGGCGTGGAGTTGACGATTGAGCTCCTGGCTGATGCCAAACTGAGAGGTCGGGGCACAAGACGATGAATCCATGCTGGTTGTGGCACCTTGGTAGGTATCGTAGAGCACGTAATGTATCCGGTTTAGCAGACGTCGGGACGAGATATTGGCCAGCCAGCGCAGCATGGGGGGCTCGGGCGAGTTGCCGAAGCCTGGAAAAGGGAGCTGTTCGACGACATTGTCTATCCCACTTCTGGGGAAATGGTGTTCGGCGACGATATCACTAGCATGCCAATTAGCCACAAGTCTTCAGTCATGGCGTCATAGCCGTACCACTCGAGAATGAAGATGGCCCAACATAGCCGCAGTATCAATTGACCCTGTGCGGCTGCTTGCGCGTCGTTTAGTGAGCCCAACTTTCTAATCAAAGTG is a window from the Fusarium keratoplasticum isolate Fu6.1 chromosome 5, whole genome shotgun sequence genome containing:
- a CDS encoding NAD(P)-bd-dom domain-containing protein, translated to MSSIFLTGASGYVGGQVLRELVRGHPEYAITALVRDAKSAATISQDYPKIRTVIGDLNDGDLVEKEASEASVVVHVASNSHIGSVQAIHRGLQKRQTPSYWVQISGASGLAVEELASPSFKPGEPSDDVWDDLAGVASIRDLLKAHKSRAVDNYILDVAKQTPSVKTALVLPPIIYGKGQGPIKQRSYQIPALAKVALERGRAVRVGRGLSRWGNVHVADIARLFTVLAEAGAKGNDDSKIWGEDGIYLTGVGEISWADISDRVAQAAKDQGLLETTEVEELHQPEADTVLPYSSVLFGSNARSNARRGAELLGWKPAEEGLEAEIPRAVAEEAAAKRQSSL
- a CDS encoding Aliphatic nitrilase, which translates into the protein MSPSIRIAACHTAPVFLSARQTTAKAIKLIKQAAKNKANLVVFPETYIPAFPVWSSLRPPTENHDLFKRMALESVYADGDEVQAIRATAKQLGIMVSIGLSEKVRSSSATLYNSNILIGTEGEVLVHHRKLVPTFFEKLTWAPGDGHGLQVAETPYGKIGNLICGENTNPLARYTLMAQGEQIHISTWPPIWPTRVPPPPSQDEPTNSVPEKPNYDNVTANRTRAAAHCFEAKCFGVLCSAVLGDDAIKTISGGSPYLTQVLEQSQRGATQFLDPTGALLPGFTVDPETQEHVPTEYLQKHEGILYADIGVEDCIEGKQYHDVVGGYQRLDVFDLRVNRTRPSAVTFVEGGSKLQFQELKENTGENVS
- a CDS encoding Beta-glucosidase; translated protein: MAISEHTRADAARIRKLLESLTLEEKCTLLSGKNMWETAAIERLGIKSLKTSDGPAGVRGSRWTDGTHTTHIPCGISLAATFDPDLVEKVGTILGSEAKSKGAHVLLAPTMNISRSPFGGRNFENFGEDPFLTGNMATAYIRGVQSMGTGACMKHYVANDMETRRFNMDEKIDERTLREIYLRPFHMALEAQPLTAMTAYPKVNGHHVDTSRYLVHDILRQEWGYKGLVMSDWGGLNSTVDSICATTDLEMPGPPLRYGKALMEAVQMGQVSETEHVDPSVQRLLQLLQKFKLLGREEQLSITSDAEAEITANEVETDTPEFRRITREAASQGIVLLKNDNLLPLDPRAIRKLAIIGPNARNPTIGGTGSAIVNPYYITTPYESITSLSKERNPDMEIVHEQGIFTHLQPPLIGHCLTRPGSGTPGLQVDFFAGQRFEGDIVATTFWQDSLVYFMSDGDVPAPLRGTIFSYRATGLLRPSVTGVYDFSLSNTGKAKLFIDGELLIDNTEWTKISGNFMNCGSVECFSSKFLEAGKTYELRVDNVVVPPPTKPHDNTLFHKISGVRVGLLFRHDEEAMFRNAVGAAQDADAVIFVVGHNNDTEREGSDRTSLSLPRRTDELVSAVCAANKNVVVVAQSACAISMPWAGAASAIVHAWYQGQECGNAIADVLFGLVNPSGKLPLTFPRRIEDHGSNKWFPGDAIADKAEYGEGILVGYRWFDQQDIQPLWPFGYGLSYTTFSITDAIIKGKVRRDGSSSAVVQVAITNTGSLLGSEVVQLYVSSSTRISSSGLSSAPRALAGFRKVTVDPGESKMVSIELAATAFWWFDPNAQGTARGAWRLDEGTYKCYVGASSRDFAKELDVIVG
- a CDS encoding Zn(2)-C6 fungal-type domain-containing protein; translation: MCRNASVPLDQLNGILDRLEALERRADGSTADQSDSSRQHPDSAQFILGEDFGLGSAETPDVAPSLAPTPLNSAGLNTTMAIPLSHSTTTGSLLRSAPARALLGDYPQDIFLHVELGRSVPASLSLTPKPLNQVEIPAVSRNEADELMHKFFQLVHRFYPILDEDKFRSTYDDVFTQGLAPNLATAMMLIVLALGSVSDADYDGSTSWEPGSRFSSPAVNILLTVGLESFGGSLLLPQSLYFAAIYYSFLARPLPAWRLVHMASTEVQHYWIRKLGSLNDAQAAAQGQLILRLCWAIFILECDIVAEHHFPRSGIDNVVEQLPFPGFGNSPEPPMLRWLANISSRRLLNRIHYVLYDTYQGATTSMDSSSCAPTSQFGISQELNRQLHAWYDLLPPAIKPDLDHDEHGLDDSILLMRFHAAGDIIHRPFLLQICALPSGETPPDARMVENAKTCLYHCRGYLGAVQGVLRKPSASLEIFTHSTMAVILLLTFASFSPTLAADLQDIKEVQAQGASILQKWSFPESSIETMLSIVRTVRVKCLGR